The Chryseobacterium shigense genome segment TACCATTTATTATCTTAACATACATCAAGAAACAAAAAACTTCAGTTTTTATTGTTCATTATGCCTGAAAAGGACAGACCAAAATATTTCACTCCATAGCAAAATTACCTATTTTAGCTGTTTAAAATTTAACATGAACGTTACAAGCTATATAAAACAGATACTCGACATCCCTGAAAAAAATATCAACAGTACCCTTCAATTACTGGCCGAAGACTGTACAATCCCCTTTATTTCCCGTTACAGAAAAGACAAGACCGGAAATCTTGATGAAGTTCAGATTGAACAGATTTCAAAGATCAGCAAGCAGTTTGAAGAAATTATAAAACGAAAGGAAAGCATCTTAAAATCAATTGAGGAGCAAAATGCCCTGACCCCTGAGCTAAAGCAGAGAATTAAAGAAAGCTTTGATATCCAGGAACTTGAAGACCTTTATTTACCATTCAAAAAACGCAGAAAAACAAAGGCAGATGCTGCTAAAGAAAAAGGACTGGAACCTCTGGCGAAAATTATAATGAGTCAGAAAAACAATGACCTGCAGTTCCTTGCCTCCAAATACATAAACAATGAAGTTCCGTCTGAAGAAGAAGCGCTTCAGGGAGTGAGAGATATTATGGCTGAATGGATTAACGAAAATATGTATGTGCGTAAAAATCTCCGCCGTTTGTTCCAGCGCAAGGCTGCAATTACTTCCAAAGCAGTCAAAGCTAAAAAAGATGAAGAAGAAGCACAGAAATTCTCCCAGTATTTCGAGTGGGAAGAACAGCTTAACAGAACACCTTCTCACAGGCTTTTGGCTATGCTCAGAGCCGAATCGGAAGGTTTTGTGAAACTGAATATAGGAATAGATAAGGAAGAAGCAGTGGATTTTATTGAAAAAGCCATCATCAAATCCAATAATGAAAGTTCAGAACAAATTTCCATAGCCATAAAGGATAGTTACAAACGTCTTTTAGAGCCTGCTATTTCCAACGAAGCTTTACAGGAAGCCAAAGAAAAAGCAGATAAAAAAGCAATTGAAATATTTTCTGAAAACCTGAGCCAGCTTCTTCTTGCCCCACCTTTAGGCGAAAAGAGAATTTTAGCAATTGATCCGGGCTACAGAAGTGGCTGCAAGGTGGTGTGCATTGACGAAAAAGGAGATCTTCTCCATAATGAAACCCTCTACCCTCACGCCCCTCAAAATGAAAGCGGAATGGCCATGAAAAAAATACGTTCTATGGTAAATGCTTACAATATTGAGGCAATTTCCATCGGAAACGGAACGGCAAGCCGTGAAACAGAATTTTTCATTAAAAAAATTGCTTTTGATAAACCATTGCAGGTTTTTGTGGTTTCGGAAGCGGGAGCATCAATATATTCTGCCAGTAAAATTGCAAGAGATGAATTTCCGTCTTATGATGTAACTGTCCGTGG includes the following:
- a CDS encoding Tex family protein; translated protein: MNVTSYIKQILDIPEKNINSTLQLLAEDCTIPFISRYRKDKTGNLDEVQIEQISKISKQFEEIIKRKESILKSIEEQNALTPELKQRIKESFDIQELEDLYLPFKKRRKTKADAAKEKGLEPLAKIIMSQKNNDLQFLASKYINNEVPSEEEALQGVRDIMAEWINENMYVRKNLRRLFQRKAAITSKAVKAKKDEEEAQKFSQYFEWEEQLNRTPSHRLLAMLRAESEGFVKLNIGIDKEEAVDFIEKAIIKSNNESSEQISIAIKDSYKRLLEPAISNEALQEAKEKADKKAIEIFSENLSQLLLAPPLGEKRILAIDPGYRSGCKVVCIDEKGDLLHNETLYPHAPQNESGMAMKKIRSMVNAYNIEAISIGNGTASRETEFFIKKIAFDKPLQVFVVSEAGASIYSASKIARDEFPSYDVTVRGAVSIGRRLADPLAELVKIDAKSIGVGQYQHDVDQTQLKNELDSTVMKCVNSVGINLNTASKSLLSYVSGIGEKMAENIVSYRTENGPFEDRKELKKVPRLGEKAYQQAAAFVRITNAKNPLDNSAVHPEAYGIVEKMAKDLGIKTNELIAGKEKIALVKPENYITEEIGILGIKDILKELEKPGLDPRKAAKVFEFDPNVKSIKDLKPGMILPGIVNNITAFGCFVDMGIKESGLVHISQLKDGFVSDVNEVVKLHQHVRVKVTEVDEARKRVQLSMIL